TGTGCGTAGCATCGCAGGCAACTCAGCTGATGATGCTCTTGCTTGGCCGTATCTTATGGGAATGAAAATCAAAAACCCTGCTTTCAGTGATCTTTCCGTGTACAGCGGGTTCAGGAAATATGAACGTCATGATCAGTTCCATACTGACCTTGACAGTACCTATCCATCCCGGTTAAGCATGAAGTGGTTTGACCTGTATTGTCCGACTGAGGGGCTCTATATAGCCTCGCATGGACTTACCGCAAATACTATATGCATGCACGTTGAGAGGGATGTAAAGGCTAATCTTCTTTCTCTGGGGGTCTGCAGATATCCGTTCCTTGGTTATGGGGAACGTCAGGAAAGTGAAGTAACAGTCTACCAGCCTCATGAAGGTGACTGGCATGCAGGGGCAAGGATGTACAGAAAATTCATGACATCCACTGGCCAGTGGAAGAAGGATGAAAGTCCTTCCTGGGCCAGGGATTTCACTGGGTGGCTCAGGATTATCTTCCAGCCCCAGCATTGTGAGCCGAACTTTACTTTCCATGATATTCCACGCCTTTACGACCAGGCTGAAAGCTGTGGGATCAAGACCCTGTTCATAATGGGATGGGAACAGGAGGGGTTTGCCAGACAATGGCCTGATTATGTCGTGAGCAGTGACCTTGGGGGTGAGGATTATTTAAGAAAGGGCATTGAGTACATCCATTCCAAGGGCGGAAAGGTCATCATGTTTTTAAGCTATTCGCTCATTGACCACAAGAGTGATTTTTATATCAACGGTCCGGGAAAGACCTGTACCATAAAGAATGCTTGGGGAGAGGAGATTCCCTTTGCCGAGACCTATTGCGGGGAGGGAACCTATCGTAAGATTACGAACCCTCCTATGCCCATGTACCTTGCCTGTCCTGGAAGCGATGAATGGCAAAGGAAAATGCTTGCCAGTGCCGATGCATGTCTCAAATTCGGATGTGACGGAGTCCTTTATGACCTTGGAGGACTTCCTGCCTATTTCTGTTTTGACAAACATCACGATCATAGAATTCCCAGTGAAGCCTATGAGTCCAAGGCAGATAGGTATAGGGAACTGCATGCCCATATCCATGACAGTGGACCAGACAGGATAATTCTGATGGAACATTGCGTTGATATCTTCAATCAGCATATGGATGTTGTGCACGGGACGAACCACCTGAAGTCAGAAAATGAGTTCATTGAACTCTACAGGTACACATTCCCGGAAGTCGTTATGACCAACAGAGAAAGCGGAGAGGACGATTCGGATTACAGGAATAACTGTAACAAGACGTTCCTGTATGGACTCAGGTTCGATATGACAATCTTCCGTTGTTGTGGGACTTTTGATGATATCCCCCTTTACCGTGCCTACCTGAAGCAACTGAATGAAATAAGGCTTGCCCATAGGGATACTCTGCTCGATGGTTGCTTTGTAGACGAATTTGGCTTTGAGATTAATGATGTAATGGCAGATGGTGCACCTGTATCCTATGATGAAGGGAAACTGAAGGCCAAGTCCTATATGTCGACCTCTGGAAAGCTCACTGTTGTCCTCTGGAACAGGACAGACCTTGCCATGGATATTTCCTTGACATTCATTGGAAGTGGATGCAGAGCATCTGTTCATATTTCTGCACAGAGTATAGCAGTCTGTGAGAATTAGGGAGTTTATATGTTGAATCTATATGAAAAACAGAAAATGGGGCTACTTTTAATTGGTGCTGAACGCTTCAGGCCGCTCGGAAGCAATACCAAACGGGGTTCGTATCTTGAAAGAAAGACAGCAGAAGCAGATTCTATGGTATCCGATTGCGGGAAATTTGCTGAAGTTGTATTCCCTGGGATAGTCTTTACACGCGAGGATGCCGTAAGCGCGATCAAGACCTTTACAAAAGAAGATGTCGACTATGTTCTCTGTGTTTTTCTGTCTTGGGCAGAGGATTTCGCATGGAACCGTTTCTTGCGGGACATGCCCCCTATCCCGATTCTGTATGCCCACAATGTCAAAGATCAGGTCAATCTTGGAAATACGAGCGATGACGACGAGTTTACCGAATACCTGTGCTATGGCGGTCTGGTCGGATCCTTGGAGGCTAGTGGAGACAATATCAGATACAACCGTCCGATGTTTGAGACTGTTTTGGGAACTTGGAGTGAGGTTCTCAAGAGGTCTTATGTTTTTGGAAAAGCTGCCCATGCGAGGGCACTGCTTAGAAAGAGCAGTATGGGACTTCTTGCCTGTTTTAATGAAGCCATGTGGTCAACCTATGTAGACCCCTATGATATTTTCATGAAAGTAGGGCCTGAACTCCATTTCCTGTCCGTTGCAGAACTCAGGGATACGATTGAGGCAATTCCTGATGGAGAGGTTGCCTCAGTGATGGAAGACCTGAAGCGAACCTATGTGATGGAGGAGGATGTTGACTTGCACAAGTTCTTTGCGTCTGTCAGAGCCTCAATGGGAATGGAACGCTTGGCTACCCATTATGATCTTGACCTTTTGGTCTTGAATGACATAGACACGGTGCTCTTTCAGCAGGTTGGACTCCGCCCGGGGTTCTGGCCTACAGCCAATGAAGTAAAGACCCTTGTCGTCCCGGAGGGGGATATTGGCGGAGGCCTTGCGGCATACCTGCTGAAACTTGTTTCCCAAAAGCGTGTGAATTTCATAGAGCCTTTCCATCTGGATCTTCCAAACGACAACTTTGCAGCGGGCCATGCGGGCCCTAATGACTACAGGGAGGAAGGAGGTAAGACGCTTATTGCGAGGGATGTACGTTTTGCAAAGACAAAATGGAAATATGCAGGGGCCCCTTTTGCCTGGCATACCTTCAGTCCCGGAATAAAGACCATGGTGCACTGTTCAGAAAGAAATGGGTCTTTCATTCTTGTTGCTACGAAGGTTGAATGCCTTCCTACGGAGCATTTTCTAGCAACCTATTCCCATGGTCTTTTCAGGGCCATAGGGCAAACAAATGAGCAGCTGTTTGAAAAACTCCTCAAAATAGGGGTGACCCAGCATTACTCAATTGTGAGTGGAGACTATGTTGAGATTCTCAAAGATCTCGCCTCCCTCCTGGGCTTTGAGTTCTTCAGTCTATGACCTGTATCCTGCAGTTCATCGCTTCAATGGAGGTTTGTTTTGGATACCTATATATCTGAATCACTTGAGACAGTACAGAAATCCTATCACGATGTCGTAATCGTAGGTGCCGGTGTCTCAGGAATCGCAGCAGCTGTAGCAGCAAGAAGACAGGGCTTATCTGTATTGCTCGTCGAGAAGTCAATAACCTTTGGGGGTCTTGCGACAGCGGGTCTCATCGGATGGTATGAGCCACTGTGTGACGGAAAGGGTAACAGGCTCTCCAGTTCGCTTTCTCGGGATTTGTTTGAACTTGCCATTTCCCATAGCTACAGTTGTCTTCCGAAGGAATGGGAAGGCTTTCCCGTCCAGGTCGATACAAGCCGGCGCTGTGCCACTTTCTTCTCTCCCTCAATTTTCTCAATGGAACTTGATGACTATCTTCAGAAAGAAGGTGTTGAGGTTCTCCTTGACACTCTGTTTGTAAGGCCTATTATTTCTGATGGGACGGTCTCAGCGATAATCGTTGAAGGAAAGAGTGGACGTAGCGCGCTCGCAGCGAGGGTTTTTG
The sequence above is a segment of the Sphaerochaeta pleomorpha str. Grapes genome. Coding sequences within it:
- a CDS encoding DUF6259 domain-containing protein; the encoded protein is MYTLEGRNILYRINEKGNVTSFLYKKTGNDYVKSEGRLWKMILAGKGREVEIPVSSIDQEFTASCNDKNLTLVYGSIKVRGIPRPISVIIHIQLENDSLKVWSSIENNDEELSVMEIFISAASGVRSIAGNSADDALAWPYLMGMKIKNPAFSDLSVYSGFRKYERHDQFHTDLDSTYPSRLSMKWFDLYCPTEGLYIASHGLTANTICMHVERDVKANLLSLGVCRYPFLGYGERQESEVTVYQPHEGDWHAGARMYRKFMTSTGQWKKDESPSWARDFTGWLRIIFQPQHCEPNFTFHDIPRLYDQAESCGIKTLFIMGWEQEGFARQWPDYVVSSDLGGEDYLRKGIEYIHSKGGKVIMFLSYSLIDHKSDFYINGPGKTCTIKNAWGEEIPFAETYCGEGTYRKITNPPMPMYLACPGSDEWQRKMLASADACLKFGCDGVLYDLGGLPAYFCFDKHHDHRIPSEAYESKADRYRELHAHIHDSGPDRIILMEHCVDIFNQHMDVVHGTNHLKSENEFIELYRYTFPEVVMTNRESGEDDSDYRNNCNKTFLYGLRFDMTIFRCCGTFDDIPLYRAYLKQLNEIRLAHRDTLLDGCFVDEFGFEINDVMADGAPVSYDEGKLKAKSYMSTSGKLTVVLWNRTDLAMDISLTFIGSGCRASVHISAQSIAVCEN